One region of Rana temporaria chromosome 11, aRanTem1.1, whole genome shotgun sequence genomic DNA includes:
- the LOC120916827 gene encoding protein kinase C theta type-like produces MRNAVPARKPMKNVAVGDPPLVTPPSCDTRNSMKRVTAIRNIMKNALPSRVPMKNAAAQVPALVTPPSCDTSNTMKRVAAIRNIMRNAAPSRKPMRNAAVEVPALVTPPSRDIQAVQLQVRPPRCDSQSTFILHRLLGEGGFGQVFLATHSATKKIVAIKSVVKTSDQRDAIETELKVMRKAEGCPFLTQLHMTFQTRHSACFAMEYVSGGDLFDFTVKYSPLPVSVIRFIAAEISCGLEFLHERGIVHRDIKRENILLDNKGHVRIADYGLAVMDLYGDRTVTGVAGTIGYMAPEVINGDFYQFEPDWFSMGVVIYIMATGTKPFCNRTTQEYRKAVSYEDPVYPLDMDQHLKNFIDGLLCKCPEKRLGVGRDIRRHLFMRLINWKSLEQGKGWPPFSVAQPLDMDMETSCRLPPSAIDVKALEIPGRKIHIPGFLNIDRL; encoded by the exons ATGAGGAATGCTGTACCAGCTAGAAAGCCCATGAAAAATGTGGCAGTGGGAGACCCACCTCTTGTGACTCCCCCTAGCTGTGACACTAGAAACAGCATGAAACGTGTTACAGCCATTAGAAACATCATGAAAAATGCCTTACCATCTAGAGTGCCCATGAAAAATGCCGCAGCACAAGTCCCTGCTCTTGTGACTCCTCCGAGCTGTGACACTAGTAACACCATGAAACGCGTCGCAGCGATTAGAAACATCATGAGGAATGCCGCTCCATCTAGGAAGCCTATGAGGAATGCAGCAGTAGAGGTCCCAGCTCTTGTGACTCCCCCGAGCCGTGACATACAAGCGGTCCAGTTACAAGTCAGACCTCcacgctgtgacagccaatcaaccTTCATCCTGCACCGTCTGCTCGGAGAAGGCGGATTCGGACAA GTCTTTCTGGCAACTCATAGCGCAACCAAGAAGATCGTCGCCATCAAGTCCGTCGTGAAGACTTCAGATCAACGTGACGCCATTGAAACCGAGCTGAAGGTCATGCGGAAGGCGGAAGGGTGCCCATTCCTCACCCAGCTTCACATGACTTTCCAGACGCGCCATTCTGCCTGTTTCGCTATGGAATACGTCTCTGGAGGCGATCTGTTTGATTTCACCGTAAAGTATTCGCCTCTTCCGGTTTCCGTCATAAG atTCATTGCGGCGGAAATATCCTGCGGATTGGAGTTCCTCCACGAGCGGGGCATCGTTCATAGAGACATCAAGAGAGAGAACATCCTACTGGACAACAAAGGTCATGTCCGCATTGCAGACTATGGATTGGCAGTAATGGATCTGTATGGCGATAGGACGGTGACGGGAGTAGCCGGAACAATTGGATACATGGCACCAGAA GTTATAAACGGCGACTTCTACCAGTTTGAACCCGACTGGTTTTCCATGGGAGTTGTCATATACATCATGGCTACAGGCACCAAGCCATTCTGTAACCGTACCACCCAGGAATACAGGAAGGCTGTGAGTTATGAAGATCCCGTTTACCCTCTGGACATGGACCAACACCTGAAGAACTTCATAGATGGA CTTCTATGCAAATGTCCGGAGAAGAGGCTTGGAGTCGGCAGAGACATAAGACGGCATTTATTCATGAGGCTCATCAATTGGAAGTCGCTGGAACAAGGGAAAGGATGGCCACCTTTCTCAGTAGCCCAG CCCTTGGACATGGACATGGAAACATCTTGTCGACTTCCTCCATCAGCGATCGATGTAAAGGCATTGGAAATTCCAGGAAGAAAAATACACATTCCTGGATTCTTAAACATCGACAGGCTGTGA